From the genome of Aerococcus sanguinicola:
CCGGTCGTAGATATCCCCAAGAATATGGAGGTGGTCCACGACTAATTCACGGATTAACTCCGACAAGCGTACCACTAAGAGGTCAGCTTCATTCAATTCAATGATATTCTCTACGATATTATGGTAATAGTATTCCTTATTGGTCACAACGGAATCCTTAAAAATCAGCTCTTCCATAATATAAGCCATGTCCTTAGCCATAGCCTTGCGCACCTTAGACCGGGTGTACTTAGACACCACGAACTGGGCCAGTTTGACCAAACGGGATATAATCGTATAGTAGAAATCAACTACTTCCCGCTCGCTGGTGAATTGAGGAAGGAGGTGGGCCAACATCTCTTCAGGATAATAAATAATCGTCGCCAATTCATTACGCTGTTCCTGGCTGAGCAAGGAACCAAAAACTTCAGAAATCTTTTCTTTGATATTCCCTGAGCCGTTACGTAAGACATGGTTGAAGGCATTGAATTCCCCATGGAGGTCGCTCATGAAATGTTCCGTGCCCTTGGGTAGCTCCATAATGGCTTCCAAGTTGATGATTTCAGTTGTTGCAGCAGCCTGGTTAGGAAATTTTTGGGCCAGTAATTGCAAGTAACGGTCATGTGTATAGGAGGCTTTTGTATCCATACGCTTAATCCCTTCAAACATATTTGTAAGAAAACACTTACATCTTCTATTCATTATAGCATGCTTTTCGTTTTCTGCTAGAAACTTTCCAATAAAAATATTCTTTAGCGAATTGTATTGGCCAGTATCCGCTCAACTTTTTGAATCGGTATAAAGTTTTTTATTGGTCATCAAGCTAGTGTTGAGGATTAGAGGACATAAAATCGCCTTTCCAAAAAGAAAAAGCCGGGCTCAGCCCAGCTTGAAAATCTATTTCGAAAGGCTAGTCCGGCAGAATTGCCTGCCCTGAAGAAAAGTCTAGCGCACCTTGAGGGCCCGTTGGATGTCGCGTTTCATATCGCGTTCCTTGAGGCTCTGGCGTTTGTCGTAGCGTTTCTTCCCTTTGGCTGTGCCGATAAGAACCTTAGCAAAGCCCCGTTTGATATACATTTTGAGGGCGACTAAGGTGTAGCCGTCCCTTTCCGTCGCCTTTTCTAACTTAGCGATCTCCCGCTTCTTCAAGAGCAGTTTGCGCCGGCGCATAGGATCAGGGTTGTAGCGGTTGCCCTGCTCATAGGGGCTGATATGGCATTGGTAGAGCCAGACCTCCCCCCGTTCAATCCGGGCAAAGGCGTCCTTTAGGTTAACCTTGGACTGGCGGACGGACTTAATCTCCGTCCCCGTCAGGACAATGCCGCATTCGACAGTATCTTCAATGGTGAAATCGTGGTTGGCCTTGCGATTTCGGGCCACCACATGACTGTTATCTTTTGCTTTAGCCATTTGATAGCTCCTTTACTTTTGACGTTTACGAATCTTAAAATCTCCCTGGCCTTTGTGCTTATGTTGGGAAGACTTTTTGCCTTTCTTGCCTTTTCCATGTTTCTTCTTAGGATGACCCTTCTTGTCCTTCTTAGGGGACTTGAAGTCTTTAGGCTTGGCCTTGTGGTGCTTGCCCTTGCCTTTCTTCTTAGCTTTAGACTGGCCAGCTTGCTGGTCTTTACCTTGCTTGGACTCAGCCTCCTCTTCTACCAAGCGGAAGTCCAGTTGCCGGGAGTCCACGTCCGCATTGATCAGTTTCACTTCAATCGGATCGCCAATCTTGAAGGTCCGTCCCGTCCGTTCACCGATCAGAACCAGGTGACTTTCTATGAAGTTATAGTAGTCATCTTTGAGGCTGGAGACATGGATCATGCCCTCAATGGTATTCTCCAATTGGACAAAGAGGCCAAAATTTGTGACCGAGCTGATAATGGCTGGGAAGGTCTCGCCCACCTTGTCCAACATAAATTCGGTCTTCTTCAGGCTATCCACTTCTCGCTCAGCATCCACACTGCGCCGCTCCCGCTTGGACGATTGCTCGGCAATCTCACCTAAATTTTTCTGGGTCGACGTATTACTTTCATGGTTAGCATACTGGCGGATAAGCCGGTGGACAATCAAGTCCGGATAGCGGCGGATAGGCGAGGTGAAGTGGGTATAGTCTTCCGCTGCTAGGCCAAAGTGACCCAGAGCTTCGGTATCATAGTGGGCCTGCTGCATGGACCGGAGCATCATCATCTTAACGACAGGCTCATAGGATTCGCCCTCAATCTTCTTGAGGATCTGCTGCAATTCCTTAGGCTTGATATCAGAAGAAGTCCCCTTGACCTTAACCCCCATGGCCGTCACGAATTGGAGGAAGTTCTGCATCCGGTCCATATCGGGATGTTCATGGACCCGGTAGATAAAGTCTTTCTTAGCTAGGGTGTAGTGTCTAGCAACCGTCTCATTGGCGGCCAGCATGAAGGATTCAATCATCCGCTCACCCAGGCCACGCTCACGGAGCTGGATATCCACTGGGAAGCCTGTCTCATCCACAATGATCTTAGCTTCCGATGTATCAAAATCAATGGCGCCCCGGTGCTTACGTTTAGCTTCTAAGATATGGTGGAGGTCTGCCATTCCTTCTAACATGGCCACGATATCTTGGTATTGCCCACGCAAGTCTTGGCCCTGACCCGAGAGGATGGCATTGACATCAGAATAGGTCATGCGGTGGTCGGATTGAATGACACTTGGCCCAATCTGATAGTCCGTCACTTGACCCGTCTTAGACAAGGTCATCAAGCAGGACATGGCCAGGCGGTCCACCCCTTCTTGGAGGGAACAGATCCCATTCGATAAGCGTTGGGGCAGCATGGGAACCACCCGGTCAGTCAAATAGACAGAGGTCCCCCGGTCGAAGGCTTCCTGGTCGATCGCAGAGTTTTCCTTAACATAGTAGGAAACGTCCGCAATATGGACCCCCAGCTCATAGCCCCCATCCACTAAAGTTTTGAGGGAAATGGCATCGTCCAAGTCCTTGGCATCGGCCCCATCGATGGTGATGGTGAGCTGGTCCCTTAAATCCATCCGCCCCTCTAAATCCTCGGAGCTAATCGTTTCGGAGACAGCCTCGGCTTCCGCCATGACCTCTTCTGGAAATTCATGGGGGATGTCAAACATGGCGAGAACCGCCAATATATCCGTTCCCGGCGCATCCTTGTGGCCCACCGTTTCCTTAACTAGAACCCGGCAGGTCATCGCCAATTTGGCTGTTGGATAGGCGACAATCTCGGCCCGGACAATCTCCCCTTCAACAGGCTTGAGGCCCTGGTCCGTCACTAGGCAGGTCATTTGGCCCAAAGAGTGGTTGAGCGGCTTGATATAACCGATCGCTTGGTATTTCTTCTGGTCGTCATCGGAGAAGGGATAGAATTCCCCAACAACTTGTTGGTTGGCCCGTTCCAGGACCTGGTTAATCTTACCCTCGGCCGACTTATCTTCCCACTCCTTGGCTTCCTGGGTGATCTCAACTTGGACTGTATCCCCATTCATCCCCCCATTGAGGTCCTTGGCAGGGATAAAAATATCGCGTTCCATATTCTCCACACTCACAAAGCCGAAGCCCTTCTTATTCACTGAGAGCCGACCGGTCAGCTGGTCATAGTCCTGGCTTAAACCGAGCGTCCCGTCTTCTAGGATCACAATCTCGTGCTGGCGCTCCAATTCCGCTACCAGGTTGACAAAATCTGTAAAATCCTTTGCCGCATCATAGCCTAAAAGCTTGCTGTAATCCGAAGCGGTCTGCCCCTGGTCACTAGTCTTTATGGCTTGTAAAAGTTGGTCTTTTACTTGTTCTTTATTCATGCCTTATCTTTCCAATCTAGTCCTTCTAAGAAATCAAGGACATCGTCTTCTAAATGTTTATGGTTACTGCCAACGGTGAGGACATGCCCTGCATCTGGATAAGAAACAAAATCAACCGTCTTACCCAGATCTTCCATATAGGCCTTGAGCTGGCTTCCCGCCGTCCCGTCGATTAATTCATCCTGTTCGCCCTGGGCAATAAAGAAAGACTTGTCCAAAGTCGTAAGATCCTGGCAAATTTGAGCGTTCATTTGGTCGATGTTTTCTAAACGCTTGGCCAACTTAGGCTGGATAGCCTGACTTTTGGCAGAAATTGCTTCTGGGTCTTCGCCTAATTGTTGCCAGACCTTCTTCACATAGGTCATGAAGGCTTGGGGGACCTGACTCTCGCTAATCGAATCGAGCATCAAGGGCGAGCTGAAGACCCCGCCTCCCAAGAGCGCGTCGTCATCTAAGAGCAGCCGGGTCGCGATGCTAGAGCCTAGCGACAGGCCAAAGACCGCAATCTCCTCATGACCGTCAGCACGCAGCTGGGCCAGCGCTTGCCGGCCATCTTCAATCCACTGGCTGCAAGGCGTGTCCACTAATTGGTCGACATCTGTTGTAGCGTGGCCCGTAAAGTTAGGGCCTAGCACCGTATAATTCTCCCGGTTGAGTCGGCGACCGAGCATCCGTTGGTCATTAGCCGTTCCTGTATAAGCGTGCAGTAAGAGAACCGCACGGGGACCGGCTTTAAAATAGAATGGTCCAGGTAATTTCACAATACCCCTCCTCAAGATCTTTCACTTACTTTCATTTTACCGAAGACTGCCTAGGGAAAACAACCCATAGCCTTCAGGAAAAAAGAATGCTTCGATATTTTTAATTTAATTGCGATTATCGATGACTGTTTGTCGAGCATCGAGACGAGATCTTATCTAAATTCAAAAGCAGAACACATGCGAGGATTCCAATGCAAAAGAAAAACCAGGTTGAACCTGGCTCTTGTCAATCTTATGATGAAATTTTAGCAATTAATAATGCAATTACCATAAAAACAAAACCAAGTACAACGGTAAAACGGTTCATGGCCGCTTCAAAACCGCGGGCCTTCTTGCGTTTACCGACAGAGGCATCAGAACTCGTTAGATTGCTCGGATTATTCTTTGATGGTTGCACAATAACGACTAATATTAATAGAATCGCAATGACAATCATTGCTGTTAGTAAAATATCGTACAATACATCCCCTCATCTCATAAATAAAATTATACAACCCTTATTCTACCATAACTTGGTCTAGCAAACAATGCTTTCTCTTCAGATCCAGAGGTCTAGTCGGACAAAATACTTAAGCAGGCTGGAGCTCGCCTAAGACTTGGGCAAAAATCGCCAAAGCCTGGTCGCAGTCTGCCTGAGAAACATTCAAGGAGGGCAGGAAGCGGACCACATTACCTTTAGCACTCACTAAGAGCAGTCCTGCTTCATAACAAGCTTGGCAAAGATCTGCGACTGGTAAGCTGAGCTCAACGCCGAGCAGGAGGCCCTGACCCCGGACATCAACAATCCTGCCGACTTCTTGACGAATATGATTTAGGCCTTCCTGTAATTGCTTAGACCGTGCCTGGACATTAGCCAATAATTGGTCCTGGTCCAAAACATCGAGGACAGTGTTGGCTAAGGCGCAGGCTAAAGGATTGCCCCCAAAAGTGCTCCCATGGTCCCCTGCTTGGACACTGGCCTGGATCTTTTCTCCCGCCAGCAAGGCCCCAATCGGAAAACCGCCCGCTAGCCCCTTGGCCAAAGTCACCATATCCGCCTGTAAGCCATAGCCCTGACTGGCTAAGAAATGACCGGTCCGACCGACCCCTGTCTGTACCTCATCAATAATGAGCAGAAGGTCAGCTTCCGCTTGGAGGTCTTTTAAGGTCTGGGCATAGGCCTGGGTCATCGGATGGACCCCACCCTCCCCTTGAATCACTTCGACAATGATGGCGCAGGTCTCCTTGGTCACCGCTTGCTTGAGAGCCTGGCAGTCATTATAGGGAACATAGGAGAAGCCTTCGAGCATGGGCGCAAAAGGCGCCTGCAAGCTTGCCTGACCCGTTGCCGCAAGTGAGCCCATGGTCCGACCGTGGAAGGATTGTTGGCAGCTAATGATTTGAATAGCATTTTCGCCCTTGTGCTGGCGGCCCCACTTACGGGCTAACTTGATCGCCGCTTCATTAGCTTCCGTCCCCGAATTACAGAAGAAGGACTGGCCCAAGCCCGTCTTTGCGGCAAGTTTTTCCGCAAGTTCGATGGCGGGCATGTTCCAGTAATAATTAGAGAAGTGCATGCCGACTTGACCTTGGTCAGCTAAGGTCTGGACGAGGGCGGGATGGCTATGCCCCAGGGCGTTAACCGCAATGCCGGACATAAAGTCCAGATAGGCCTTGCCGTCCGCATCATAGACATAAGACCCTTCCCCCTTCACCATCACCCGGTCCTCCCGGTTAAATAAATTCAATAAAACCTCTTGCCCGCGTTGGCTCCATTCTGCTTGACTCGTCATCCAACCATCCTTTCTAGCTGCGGTATTCCGCATTAATCTTAATGTAATCGTGAGAGAAGTCACAGGTCCAAACCCTGGCCTGAGCCTGGCCTAAACCGAGACTTAAGTGGATCTGAATGTCTTCTTCATGGAGAATCTGCCGCGCCAGGTCTTCATCCATGCCTTGCCCCTGCCCAGCTTGGTAGGGGGTGATCGTTCCCCCTGCTGATGCAAAAGCAATGGTCAGGCGGTCCGGATCGATGGGCAGACCTTCGGCATAGCCAGCTGCGGCTAAGACCCGACCCCAATTGGCATCCTCGCCATAGAGAGCTGTCTTAACCAAGTTGGACGTGGCTACCGATTTAGCCACGGACACGGCCTGGTCTTCGTCTTGGGCGCCTTCAACGGCTACCGTGACAAACTTAGTCGCTCCTTCCCCGTCGCGTACAATCATTTGCGCCAAGTCGCGCATGACCACTTCTAAGTCTTGGGCGAATTGGTCGACATCAGCTGGACCTGCTTGACCGGTAGCGGCTAAGAATGCCGAATCATTAGTCGACGTGTCCCCGTCCACCGTAATCCGGTTGAAAGTCGTTTGGGTCACCTGGTGGAGGACCTTGCCGAGCTGGACCTGGCTGAGGTCAGCATCCGTTGCGATAAAGGCCAGCATGGTACCCATATTCGGATGGATCATCCCCGATCCCTTAGCCACCCCAGCAATTCGATAATGATCGAACTGGTAGGCCACTTGCTTGGTACAGGTATCCGTCGTCAAGATAGCCTGGGCAAAATCATCGGAAGAAGCCGTCCCGAGTTGACCGCATAGACTGTCGCAAGCAGAGACCAAGGGACTCACATCAAAGGCTTCCCCAATCACCCCTGTTGAAGCCATCAGAAATTCATCTTCGCCAATCTTTAAAGCCTCACACAAGCTAGCTTGACAAGTTTTTAAAGCTTCCCAGCCAGCCGGGCCATTGCAGGCATTGGCATTGCCACTGTTGACCGCGATTAACTTGAAACGCTTCGATGCTTCCAATTGGTCCTGGCAAAAACGAACCGGATGGGCTTGGACAGGATTTTGAGTGAAAACGCCCGCTACTTCCGCCCCATCGGGAAAGTAAATCAGTCCCATATCTTTCTTCTTATATTTAAAACCGAGATGGGCTCCGCAAGTTTCCAAGCCGGGAATACTGGCAAGGCCCTGGTTTAATACATCTCTCATAGCGCTCCTCCTATTCAATCATGGTGCCAATACCAGCATCAAAAAACAATTCTTCCAATAAGGCATGGGGTTCACTCCCAGAGATCAGGTGGACCCGGTCGACCCCAGCCTGGATAGCTGCAAGGGCAGCCTCAATCTTCGGCAACATGCCCCCGGTGAGAATGCCTTCCTCCTTAAGCTGGAGGAACTCGTCAATAGTCAGAGTCGAAATTAAGCTCTCGGGATCTTCAGGGTCGCGGTAGACGCCCTTGACATCCGTTAAGAGCACCAGCTTAACCGCTCCTAGGGCTTGGGCCAGCTGGCTAGCCACTGTGTCTGCATTGATGTTGTAGACCTGGCCGTCTTTGCCCACCCCTACAGAGGAAATAACCGGCACATAGCCTGCTTGGATAACTTCTGAGACAAGATCTGTATTAATCCCTTGCACCTGGCCCACATAGCCCGGGTCAAGAACTTTCCCCTCATCATTTCTTAGGGCAAGGGGACCGGCTTGGATCAGCTTGGCATCCTTGCCCGATAAACCGAGGGCACGTCCGCCCATCTGGTTAATCCGTTTGACTACGTCGCCATTCACCTGACCATCGAGGACCATTTCCACCACTTCCAAGGTCTCCTTATCCGTTATCCGGAGCCCCTGTTCAAAACGTGACTGGATCCCCATCCGCTCCAGAATCTTGCCTATGAAAGGCCCACCCCCGTGGACCACTACCGGCAGGATCCCTACCGCTTGCATGAGGACGATATCCTGGGCAAAGGCTAGCTTGGCCTCTTCATCGACCATGGCATGACCACCAAATTTAATGAGAACAATTTTTTGGTGGAACTGGTGGACATAAGGCAAGGCCTCAAGTAAGACCTGCACTCTTGCATCGCATTCTTTTGTCATGTCTTTCCTCCTTTAGGGCCAAACCGTCAGCTGGTCCAAGCCCAAGTTGGCAGGCCAATTAAATAAGAGGTTCATATTCTGAACCGCCTGGCCACTGGCGCCCTTCATCAAATTATCGATCACTGAGAAAATAATTAAGTGACCCGCGTCCGCATCAGCTGCTAGACCAATCTGGCAGCGGTTGGTCCCCCGCACTTGCTTGACTTGGGGCAGACTCCCTAAAGGCAAGACTTGGACAAAGTCAGATGCCTGGTAGGCGGCTTGGTAGTGCTGGTGGATGGCTGTCAAATCCTCACTGCCTGTCAATTTAGTATAAATAGTGGATTGGATGCCCCGAGCAATAGGCAGCAAGTGAGGCACAAATTGTACTTTAACTTCTTCTTTAGCAAAACGGCCCAGTTCAGCTTCCATTTCCGGAACGTGGCGGTGGGTCAAGGGCTTATAGGCCTTGAAGTTTTCCGTCATTTCCGCGTAGAGATTATCTAGGGATTCATTCCGTCCTGCCCCAGAAATGCCCGAGGCGGAAGAGATCATAATCGCTTGAAGGTCAACCAAACCCGCTTTCAGTGCAGGATAGAGCCCCAGCAAGACAGACGTCACAAAGCAGCCCGGATTAGCGACAAGTTGGGCTTTTTGAATGGCCTCAGGATAAATATCTGCTAAACCATAAACAGCCTGGTCTAACAAGTCGCCTCTTGGTGCTGGTTGCCCATAGTAGGCTTCATAAGTCGCCGGGTCTTTCAAACGAAAGTCAGCGCCCAGGTCGATAATCCGGATCTTTTCAAGGTCAAGATTTTCCACAATAGCCTTGGCATGACCATGGGGCAGGCAGATAAAGGCGAGGTCAGAAGCTTGGAGCTTGTCCAGGTCTAAGTTTTCAAAGGCTAAGTCCCCCAGGTCTACTAATTGGGGGAAGGCCTGGCCGATGACCTGGCTGGCATAGCTTCTGGACGTCACATGGGAGAGGGTAACTTGGGGGTGCTTGGCTAAGAGGCGTAAGAGCTCAAGACCGGTATAGCCATTGCCTCCGATTACCGAAACCTTAATCATGGAGAGCCCCTCCCTTCTCTAAGTGAGGCACGAAGAGGTGGCCGTTGGTAGCCGCCATGATGGCCTTAATCGAATGCATCCGGTTTTCGGCCTGTTGGAACTGGTAGGCGGCTGGACTCTTGAAGACTTCATCCGTAACCTCTAATTCGGATACGCCCTTGTCCTTAGCGAAGTCTGTCTGAGCATCGTGGAAGGCAGGTAAGCAGTGGAGGAAGATGCAGGTGGGGTCTGTCAGGTCCATCAAGTCTTGGTTGACCTGGTAGGCTTGAAGGTCAGCCAAGCGTTGGTCAGCCTCCGCTTCATCCCCCATCGAGATCCAAACATCGGTATAGATGACATGGGCCCCTTGGACAGCCTGCTTGATGTCAGCCGTCACGTCAATCTTAGCCCCTGATACTTTGGCCCGGTCTTGGACTTCAGCTAAGATAGCAGGATCCGGCTGGTAGCCTTCTGGCGCAGCCACAGTCACATCCACTCCGAGAATAGCGCCAGCCATCAAGAGACTATTGGCCATATTATTGGCCCCATCGCCGCAGTAGACTAACTTAATCCCTTGGAGGGTGCCGAAGACTTCCTTGATGGTCATATAATCCGCGATCATCTGGGTAGGATGGGAGACATCGCTCAAGCCATTCCAAACCGGTGCCGGTGAGGCCTCAGCCAAAGCTTCCACAATTTCCTGGCTAAAGCCCCGGTATTCAATCCCATCAAAAATCCGCCCGAGAACCTGTCCCGTATCGGCAACCGATTCCTTCTTACCGAGCTGGATATCCTTAGCCCCCAGGAATTCAACCGTCGCTCCCAAGTCAGCCCCCGCAACCGTAAAAGCAGCCCGGGTCCGCGTCGAGGTTTTCTCAAACAAGAGACAAATATTCTGCCCCTCCATGTACTTATGAGGAATTCCCGCTTGCTTCAGCCCCTTCAAATGAAGCGCAAAATCAATTAAATAAGTTAACTCTTCTTTTGTAAAATCTTTAATCTTTAAAAAATCTTTTCCTTGTAACATCTTGTGTCCTCCTTAAACTCAACACTTGCTTTCAAATAAAAAACACCACCCCTGTCCTTGAACAGTAGAGGCGGTGTGACCACGGTACCACTCTACTGGTAGCTTTAAGTAAAACTACCCAGAAGCCTAGCCCAGCCAGTCGCTCCTTATGAAAAAAGCCCCCTATCGTCCCAGACGATAAGAGGCGGAAAATTCCACGGTACCACTCTAATTCTTAGCTTGTCAGCTTCACTTAGTTAATGTTAACGCAATTTCTGCGGGTCCGGTTACTCATTTCACCAGCCATCTCAACAAGACGTTTCACAGTTAGCTTCTCACAACCCTTCCACCACCAGCTGCTCGCTTAAGAGAATAGCCCCTGCTACTTTTTGTTTCTTAGAATTTGATTAGTATTATTTAACCATTTTTTCATATTAAGGTCAAGCCTTTTTTATATTTCTTCAAAAAAAGATATAGCAGCGCCATCTCATTCCACTAGGCTTATAAAAATAAAAGTAGAATTATTAGCAAGTTTTATGAACAGATATTAAATTGTGAAGTCGCAACGCTGCTGACGCAGCCTTGAACTTCATCTCTGGCCAGCATACGATATCTGTAATCTCACGCTGTTCGAACAGCTATCGCATAAGTCGTTTCGCTCCAAGAGCTGAAGCTGCTCGAGCCGGTGCTATGCTTTAGCCGTTGGCGTTTTAGCGACTTACGGATAAAGTACAAGACGGCTTCAGCCGTGTTGATCCGCTGAACATTTAACGATCACTTTCAAGACGGAACGCATGCTCACCAGCACAATGTGTTTAATTAAAAAAGCCAGGCCCTAATGAGCCTGGCGCTATCCCGCTTGTCAGAAGACAAACAAGAATAGTGGATGAACAATTAACTTTTAAGTGACGGGAATCTCAGACCTTATTTTTTAAGGTTGTAGAAGGCTTTAAGACCTTGGTATTCAGCTAATTCACCTAATTCATCTTCGATACGGAGTAATTGGTTGTATTTAGCAATACGGTCAGTCCGTGATAATGAACCGGTCTTAATTTGGCCAGCGTTGAAGGCAACTGCGATGTCAGCGATTGAAGCATCTTCAGTTTCACCAGAACGGTGGGAAACTACGTTAGTGTAGCCTGCACGTTTAGCCATTTCCATAGCGTTGAAGGTTTCGGTTAAGGTACCGATTTGGTTAACCTTAATCAAGATAGAGTTAGAGATTTCTTCTTCAATCCCGCGGCTTAAACGTTCAGTGTTGGTTACGAAGAGGTCATCCCCTACTAATTGAACCTTGTCACCTAAACGTTCAGTTAAGAGTTTCCAACCTTCCCAGTCATCTTCATCCATCCCGTCTTCGATGGTGATGATTGGGTATTTGTTAACTAATTCTTCTAAGTATTCGACTTGTTCAGCAGCGCTACGAACAGCCGCACCTTCACCTTCGAAGGTTGTATAGTCATACTTGCCATCTTGGTAGAATTCAGAAGACGCACAGTCAAAACCGATGAAGACATCTTTACCTGGTTCTAAGTGAACAGCTTTGATAGCTTCGATAATGGTTTCTACAGCGTCTTCAGTCCCTTTGAAGTGAGGGGCGAAACCACCTTCGTCACCAACAGAAGTTTCTAAGCCGCGACCTTTAAGGATATCTTTAAGGGCATGGAAAACTTCAGTCCCCCAGCGTAAAGCTCCCTTGAATGAAGGAGCCCCAGCAGGAACGATCATGAATTCTTGGAAAGCGATTGGTGCGTCAGAGTGAGACCCACCGTTAACGATATTCATCATTGGAGTTGGTAGAACTTTAGCGTTGAATCCACCTAAGTAGTTGTATAGAGAAACGCCTAATTCATCAGCAGCCGCACGTGCAGCAGCTAAAGAAACAGCTAAGATAGCGTTAGCGCCTAATTTAGCTTTGTTTGGTGTACCGTCTAATTGGATCATAGTGTTGTCAATCCCAATTTGGTCTTGTACATCTAAACCAAGGATAGCTTCCGCAATTGTAGTGTTTACATTTTCAACTGCTTTGGTCACACCTTTACCGAGGTAACGGTCTTTGTCACCATCGCGAAGTTCAACAGCTTCGTATTCCCCAGTTGAAGCACCAGAAGGTACCATACCGCGGCCAAAGCCACCTAATTCAGTGTAAAGTTCAACTTCGATTGTTGGGTTACCACGTGAATCTAAGATTTCGCGTGCGTAAACATCAATAATTAATGACATGCTTTAATTGCTCCTTTTTTTAAATTAAATTCATTTTACCATAAGATGATGGGCTTGCAAATTTTTAATGACAGCTAGCCAATCGTCATCTGACAGGGTCCGGTCATTGGAACAGACGCCGTCAAAGATGCCGTCAGCTAGGAGATCCAAGTCTAGCCCATCTAAAGCCTTAATGCTGTAGATGAGTTCAAGGGACTGGGCAATGGCCTCACCCGCAATCTCAAAGACCGTATCGCGGATTAATTGGGCCACCCTTTCCAGGGCTTGAGCCGAGAGCTCGTCCCCTTCTGCCCCTTCGAAGAGAATTAAGACTTGACCTTGTTCTTCTGCCGTCAAATTTGAATAAATCTGCCAAATCTGCTGGGCCAGCCAGACGCTCTGCATGTTCCATTCCCGACTAATCTGGGGAAGGCTTAGGCAGAGCACGGGACGAATACCGACGTCTAAGCAATTCGTAATCTTCCTAGACAAGTCGGAATCATCCTCCATGAAGGCTTGGCGACGACTAGCACTCCCAACTAAGCAATGCGTAATACCCGCCTGGTGAAGTTGGTAGGCCGTCGATTCACCTAATTCGGCATAGTCACTTTGAACCGAGCAGTTTTGGCTGCCCAGCGCGCATGCCTGAAACGCACTGGGGCAAAATTGGCTGATAAATATAGCAGGAAGGAAGTGGATATGCTGGACGCCTTCCGACTGGCCAAGGATCCGGTCGACTCCAGCGATAGCTTGGTCAAGCTGACGCGCGGAAGTCGCGGCTTGGCAGATCCTTCCTAGTATAAGCTCAGGCAAGGTTTACTTGTTATCTAAAGCGGCAACAGCTGGAAGTTCAGCGCCTTCCAAGAATTTCATGGATGCGCCCCCACCAGTTGAGATGTGGGAGAACTTATCGCCGAAGCCAGATTTTTGGGCTGCTGCTGCAGAGTCCCCGCCACCTACGATAGTTGTTGCATCGTCAAGATGGGCAATGGCTTCGCAGACCGCATTGGTCCCTTTAGCGAAGGCAGGCATTTCAAATACACCCATTGGTCCAT
Proteins encoded in this window:
- a CDS encoding triose-phosphate isomerase, with protein sequence MPELILGRICQAATSARQLDQAIAGVDRILGQSEGVQHIHFLPAIFISQFCPSAFQACALGSQNCSVQSDYAELGESTAYQLHQAGITHCLVGSASRRQAFMEDDSDLSRKITNCLDVGIRPVLCLSLPQISREWNMQSVWLAQQIWQIYSNLTAEEQGQVLILFEGAEGDELSAQALERVAQLIRDTVFEIAGEAIAQSLELIYSIKALDGLDLDLLADGIFDGVCSNDRTLSDDDWLAVIKNLQAHHLMVK
- the argF gene encoding ornithine carbamoyltransferase; this encodes MLQGKDFLKIKDFTKEELTYLIDFALHLKGLKQAGIPHKYMEGQNICLLFEKTSTRTRAAFTVAGADLGATVEFLGAKDIQLGKKESVADTGQVLGRIFDGIEYRGFSQEIVEALAEASPAPVWNGLSDVSHPTQMIADYMTIKEVFGTLQGIKLVYCGDGANNMANSLLMAGAILGVDVTVAAPEGYQPDPAILAEVQDRAKVSGAKIDVTADIKQAVQGAHVIYTDVWISMGDEAEADQRLADLQAYQVNQDLMDLTDPTCIFLHCLPAFHDAQTDFAKDKGVSELEVTDEVFKSPAAYQFQQAENRMHSIKAIMAATNGHLFVPHLEKGGALHD
- the argJ gene encoding bifunctional glutamate N-acetyltransferase/amino-acid acetyltransferase ArgJ; the encoded protein is MRDVLNQGLASIPGLETCGAHLGFKYKKKDMGLIYFPDGAEVAGVFTQNPVQAHPVRFCQDQLEASKRFKLIAVNSGNANACNGPAGWEALKTCQASLCEALKIGEDEFLMASTGVIGEAFDVSPLVSACDSLCGQLGTASSDDFAQAILTTDTCTKQVAYQFDHYRIAGVAKGSGMIHPNMGTMLAFIATDADLSQVQLGKVLHQVTQTTFNRITVDGDTSTNDSAFLAATGQAGPADVDQFAQDLEVVMRDLAQMIVRDGEGATKFVTVAVEGAQDEDQAVSVAKSVATSNLVKTALYGEDANWGRVLAAAGYAEGLPIDPDRLTIAFASAGGTITPYQAGQGQGMDEDLARQILHEEDIQIHLSLGLGQAQARVWTCDFSHDYIKINAEYRS
- the argB gene encoding acetylglutamate kinase, with translation MTKECDARVQVLLEALPYVHQFHQKIVLIKFGGHAMVDEEAKLAFAQDIVLMQAVGILPVVVHGGGPFIGKILERMGIQSRFEQGLRITDKETLEVVEMVLDGQVNGDVVKRINQMGGRALGLSGKDAKLIQAGPLALRNDEGKVLDPGYVGQVQGINTDLVSEVIQAGYVPVISSVGVGKDGQVYNINADTVASQLAQALGAVKLVLLTDVKGVYRDPEDPESLISTLTIDEFLQLKEEGILTGGMLPKIEAALAAIQAGVDRVHLISGSEPHALLEELFFDAGIGTMIE
- the eno gene encoding phosphopyruvate hydratase, with the translated sequence MSLIIDVYAREILDSRGNPTIEVELYTELGGFGRGMVPSGASTGEYEAVELRDGDKDRYLGKGVTKAVENVNTTIAEAILGLDVQDQIGIDNTMIQLDGTPNKAKLGANAILAVSLAAARAAADELGVSLYNYLGGFNAKVLPTPMMNIVNGGSHSDAPIAFQEFMIVPAGAPSFKGALRWGTEVFHALKDILKGRGLETSVGDEGGFAPHFKGTEDAVETIIEAIKAVHLEPGKDVFIGFDCASSEFYQDGKYDYTTFEGEGAAVRSAAEQVEYLEELVNKYPIITIEDGMDEDDWEGWKLLTERLGDKVQLVGDDLFVTNTERLSRGIEEEISNSILIKVNQIGTLTETFNAMEMAKRAGYTNVVSHRSGETEDASIADIAVAFNAGQIKTGSLSRTDRIAKYNQLLRIEDELGELAEYQGLKAFYNLKK
- the argC gene encoding N-acetyl-gamma-glutamyl-phosphate reductase, which encodes MIKVSVIGGNGYTGLELLRLLAKHPQVTLSHVTSRSYASQVIGQAFPQLVDLGDLAFENLDLDKLQASDLAFICLPHGHAKAIVENLDLEKIRIIDLGADFRLKDPATYEAYYGQPAPRGDLLDQAVYGLADIYPEAIQKAQLVANPGCFVTSVLLGLYPALKAGLVDLQAIMISSASGISGAGRNESLDNLYAEMTENFKAYKPLTHRHVPEMEAELGRFAKEEVKVQFVPHLLPIARGIQSTIYTKLTGSEDLTAIHQHYQAAYQASDFVQVLPLGSLPQVKQVRGTNRCQIGLAADADAGHLIIFSVIDNLMKGASGQAVQNMNLLFNWPANLGLDQLTVWP